The Paenibacillus sp. RUD330 genome has a segment encoding these proteins:
- a CDS encoding helix-turn-helix domain-containing protein has product MKQRELAEKTGVNEHTLSALVSERRPPSMEVAYKIAHALDLNVMEIWIYKPE; this is encoded by the coding sequence ATGAAGCAGCGAGAACTTGCAGAGAAGACTGGAGTCAATGAACATACATTAAGCGCCCTTGTATCCGAGCGCCGGCCACCGTCTATGGAAGTGGCGTACAAAATTGCTCATGCACTCGATCTGAACGTCATGGAGATATGGATTTACAAACCGGAGTGA
- a CDS encoding N-acetylmuramoyl-L-alanine amidase — MNIIQKPVKSFSSRGGHIPICIVLHITAGSANSAYNEFKNSGNQKSSTFLTTRSGEVWQFIDIQSKPWTNGNIRNPTAPIIRANGPLNPNYYSVTIEQEGYGTSGGDGAITEDQFLALCQLIKHIQTEVKRIYGNTIPLTPERVIGHYQIDSMGKSFCPGPAFPWTRLYKELIVADSMTLEHYEERIDSLKQPAKTAQRAYTIAIRINDLSAKLEVQKFIRAATDKLLLLIPIVPNAETIQDVVDYVNRLYNAKQYADLVEMEPLMKNKGLL; from the coding sequence ATGAACATCATCCAGAAACCGGTAAAGTCATTCAGCAGCCGTGGTGGTCATATTCCCATCTGTATCGTCTTGCACATCACGGCCGGCAGCGCAAATTCGGCATACAACGAATTCAAGAACTCAGGCAATCAAAAGAGCAGCACCTTCTTGACCACCCGCAGCGGGGAGGTTTGGCAGTTCATTGACATACAAAGTAAGCCATGGACGAACGGCAACATTAGGAACCCTACGGCACCTATCATCCGAGCCAATGGCCCCCTTAATCCTAACTACTATTCCGTCACCATCGAGCAAGAAGGGTACGGAACAAGCGGTGGAGATGGGGCTATTACAGAGGATCAGTTCTTGGCTCTTTGCCAGCTGATCAAACATATTCAAACAGAGGTAAAGCGGATCTACGGGAATACGATCCCCCTCACTCCGGAACGAGTCATCGGCCATTATCAGATTGACAGCATGGGTAAATCGTTTTGCCCTGGTCCGGCATTCCCGTGGACGCGTCTGTACAAGGAACTCATCGTGGCTGACAGCATGACTCTCGAACATTACGAAGAGCGAATCGACAGCCTCAAACAGCCGGCCAAGACGGCACAGCGGGCGTATACCATTGCAATCCGTATCAATGATCTCAGCGCCAAACTTGAAGTCCAAAAGTTCATCAGGGCAGCTACCGATAAATTATTGCTCCTGATCCCCATCGTCCCCAACGCAGAGACTATACAGGATGTTGTGGATTACGTGAACCGCCTTTACAACGCAAAGCAATACGCGGATCTCGTGGAAATGGAACCGCTTATGAAGAACAAGGGGCTGCTCTAA